The Pecten maximus chromosome 14, xPecMax1.1, whole genome shotgun sequence genome includes a region encoding these proteins:
- the LOC117342697 gene encoding uncharacterized protein LOC117342697, which translates to MTCRVLSSSWKYIDISRQDPAADVLIARVNRSLITEPLSPRITASQTDEGNVVVTFTKVNCSDAGTYICVMNDDTPVKIQSPDSVLNIRRIPSVPVFDLTGHQIVGSSLNTHHKHKCTGDVGYPAGKFKVQYAAAGSSLFSELPVSNIDNTPSEWLCNSTERTMEFEIDFQPDMDGGVIRCDIYSSDNSLTTYSNNETIELIPSDICTTKDTVANEIHHPNNCKKYVTCYGGPQGYDTCNGKCVKIENGIFHSCVDCSEDVCPKTDLTTTAVSTTTSGPSYLTCGDISGYIGDAASSQCQITSDDFDAVILSHTSAKSTSTELLGRLTKTAYVAMTTDPIWAGLDLVYYIAGSTKIYQHNDSYCSL; encoded by the exons ATGACGTGTAGAGTCCTATCCTCGTCCTGgaaatatattgacattagCCGTCAAGATCCTGCTGCGGACGTTCTGATTGCAAGAGTAAACCGATCCTTGATAACAGAGCCATTGTCTCCCCGGATAACCGCCAGTCAGACGGATGAAGGAAATGTCGTCGTTACATTTACCAAGGTGAATTGTAGCGATGCTGGGACTTACATCTGTGTAATGAATGACGACACACCAGTCAAGATCCAATCGCCAGACTCGGTACTGAATATCCGAC GTATTCCGTCAGTTCCCGTATTCGATTTAACTGGTCACCAAATTGTCGGCTCGAGTTTGAACACTCATCACAAACATAAATGTACTGGAGATGTGGGTTATCCTGCTGGAAAGTTCAAAGTTCAGTACGCAGCCGCAGGATCTTCTCTATTCAGTGAACTTCCCGTGTCAAACATTGATAATACACCGAGTGAATGGCTGTGTAACAGTACAGAACGAACGATGGAATTCGAGATAGACTTCCAACCCGACATGGATGGGGGAGTGATCAGGTGTGATATATACAGTTCCGACAACAGTCTCACAACATACTCCAATAACGAAACAATCGAATTGATTCCAA GTGATATTTGTACGACAAAAGATACTGTTGCTAACGAAATACACCATCCCAACAATTGCAAGAAATATGTGACTTGTTACGGTGGTCCTCAAGGTTACGATACATGTAATGGAAAGTGTGTGAAGATAGAAAACGGAATATTTCATTCATGTGTTGATTGCAGTGAAGACGTCTGTCCCAAAACAG ACTTAACAACAACTGCTGTATCGACAACTACGTCTGGACCATCCT ACCTCACATGCGGTGATATATCGGGATATATTGGTGACGCCGCCTCTAGTCAATGTCAAATTACAAGTGACGATTTTGACGCAGTTATTCTCTCGCATACATCTGCAAAATCGACCAGTACCGAGCTCTTGGGGAGACTAACAAAGACAGCATATGTTGCCATGACGACGGACCCTATCTGGGCTGGCCTTGATCTTGTATACTACATAGCTGGGTCGACgaaaatatatcaacataacGATTCCTACTGTAGTCTGTGA